A region of Pseudomonas marginalis DNA encodes the following proteins:
- a CDS encoding TonB-dependent receptor domain-containing protein, which produces MLPAFRFSPLALLVAASLHAHADEPVALELNDVVVTASGFAQSVEDAPASVTVIDGEALRRKSYRDLGDAVKDVEGVTVNGGANETDISIRGMPADYTLIMVDGKRQSARESRVNGNSGYEQSFVPPAAAIERIEVVRGPMSSLYGSDAIGGVINVITRKVSPTWGGSIGYDYSARQHSDQGNARQTQFYLSGPLKEDFLGLQVWGRYLDRQADDDIEQTNGFSKADHRDLTARLAFTPTIDHDILLEAGATRLKNGDGMSANWATREQENNRDHWSLSHQGRWGWATSDIALSQETSSREGKATPAQTDIYGRKPEIKNSVFDAKLVVPTAHNVSTVGVQWNKSELTDWNQGLGDRVDYKFSVVQKALFAENEWWMTDSFALTTGLRLDEHEEYGAHLSPRVYGVWRATEQWTFKGGVARGFKAPELRAVVEDYAYLRRNRFVMFGNPDLKPETSTNYEVSALWSNRDNLSGGVTLFYNDFQDKLSTVTTDRRWNGYTIMERVNVDKAIIQGVELNGQWDINPSVLLKANYTYTDSEQKSGANKGAPLALTPEQKANVRTEWTINDRTQAWASLSYYGEETGNTITTDEPAPGYTTADLGGSYDVSDSLTLNASLNNLTDKRLDDETYGTVNYGRTLWMGATLNF; this is translated from the coding sequence ATGCTGCCTGCTTTTCGTTTCTCGCCCCTGGCCCTGCTGGTTGCCGCCAGTCTTCATGCCCACGCCGATGAGCCTGTTGCACTGGAACTCAATGATGTAGTGGTGACTGCATCCGGTTTTGCGCAAAGCGTGGAAGACGCGCCGGCCTCGGTCACCGTGATCGATGGCGAGGCGCTGCGTCGCAAGTCTTACCGCGACCTCGGCGACGCGGTTAAAGACGTGGAAGGCGTCACCGTCAACGGCGGTGCGAATGAAACCGACATCTCCATCCGTGGCATGCCGGCCGACTACACCCTGATCATGGTCGACGGCAAGCGCCAGAGTGCGCGGGAATCGCGGGTCAACGGCAACAGTGGCTATGAACAGAGCTTCGTGCCACCCGCTGCGGCCATCGAGCGGATTGAAGTGGTGCGCGGGCCGATGTCGTCACTGTACGGCTCGGATGCCATCGGCGGGGTGATCAACGTGATTACGCGCAAGGTCTCACCGACCTGGGGCGGCTCCATCGGGTATGACTACTCGGCGCGTCAGCACAGCGACCAGGGTAATGCACGCCAGACCCAGTTCTACCTCAGTGGTCCGCTCAAGGAAGATTTCCTCGGTTTGCAGGTGTGGGGCCGCTACCTGGATCGCCAGGCCGATGACGACATCGAGCAGACCAATGGCTTCAGCAAGGCTGACCACCGCGACCTCACCGCGCGCCTGGCCTTCACCCCCACTATCGACCACGACATCCTGCTGGAAGCCGGCGCCACGCGCTTGAAGAATGGCGACGGCATGAGCGCCAACTGGGCCACCCGCGAACAGGAAAACAACCGCGATCACTGGTCGCTGTCCCACCAGGGCCGCTGGGGCTGGGCCACCTCGGACATTGCCTTGTCCCAGGAAACCTCCAGCCGTGAAGGCAAGGCGACACCGGCGCAGACTGACATCTACGGGCGCAAACCCGAGATCAAGAACAGCGTGTTTGACGCCAAGCTGGTGGTGCCCACCGCCCATAACGTCAGCACCGTGGGCGTGCAATGGAATAAAAGCGAGCTCACCGACTGGAACCAGGGCCTCGGTGACCGCGTCGACTATAAATTCTCGGTGGTGCAAAAAGCCCTGTTCGCGGAAAACGAGTGGTGGATGACCGACAGCTTCGCCCTGACCACCGGCCTGCGCCTGGATGAGCACGAAGAGTACGGCGCCCACCTCAGCCCGCGGGTCTACGGGGTGTGGCGCGCCACCGAGCAGTGGACGTTCAAGGGCGGTGTTGCACGTGGCTTTAAGGCCCCCGAGCTGCGTGCGGTCGTCGAGGATTACGCCTACCTGCGCCGCAACCGCTTCGTGATGTTCGGCAACCCGGACCTCAAGCCCGAGACCAGCACCAACTATGAAGTCTCGGCGCTGTGGAGCAACCGCGACAACCTGTCCGGCGGCGTGACGCTGTTCTACAACGACTTCCAGGACAAGCTTTCCACCGTCACCACCGACCGGCGCTGGAACGGCTACACCATCATGGAGCGGGTCAACGTCGACAAGGCGATCATCCAGGGCGTTGAGCTCAACGGCCAATGGGACATCAACCCCAGCGTGCTGCTCAAAGCCAACTACACCTACACTGACTCCGAGCAGAAAAGCGGCGCCAACAAAGGCGCGCCCCTGGCCCTCACCCCTGAGCAAAAAGCCAATGTGCGTACCGAGTGGACCATTAACGATCGCACCCAGGCCTGGGCTTCGCTGAGCTACTACGGCGAGGAAACCGGCAACACCATCACCACCGACGAACCGGCGCCGGGCTACACCACCGCCGACCTGGGCGGCTCCTATGACGTGAGCGATTCGTTGACCCTCAACGCCTCCCTGAACAACCTCACCGACAAGCGCCTGGACGATGAAACCTATGGCACGGTGAACTACGGCCGCACCCTGTGGATGGGCGCCACGCTCAACTTCTAG
- a CDS encoding efflux RND transporter permease subunit encodes MRGINLSELAVKHRAVTLFLIIAILAAGIFSFGKLGRAEDPSFTVKVMTITAAWPGATAQEMQEQVADRLEKRLQELDYYDRVETIAQPGFVSMRMTYKESTRPSEIQELFYQTRKKLSDEAARLPNGVIGPFFNDEYSDVYFALYALEAEHLPHRQQVQMAEELRQGLLNLPGVKKVNILGEQAQRIFVEFSYERLATLGIKPEQIFAALAAQNAVAPSGFVETAGARAYIRIDGAFDSLALIENVPLEVNGRVLRIADVASVSRGYEDPPSYRIRHQGDPALMLGVIMEKHWNGLELDKSLKAEEARIQADLPLGVNFAKVSDQAKNISLAVNEFMLKFFVALAVVMLISLLALGFRVGLVVAAAVPLTLSVVFVIMLLTGREFDRITLGALIISLGLLVDDAIIAIEMMVVKLEEGFDRIHAATFAWSSTAAPMLTGTLVTIIGFLPVGFARSGAGEYAGNIFWIVGFALISSWLVAVVFTPYLGVKLLPQIKPVPGGHDAIYAGRYYQKLRDLVEACVRRRWLVTGLVIAAFVLCVLGMAVVKKQFFPNSDRSELILEVYMPPGSAFKSTEAVAAQLEKALLHEPQTSMVDTYVGGGAPRFFLSLNPEMPDPAFAKLIVQTPDSHARDALKLRMRERIAAGEFPAARVRVTQLLFGPPVPFPVVFRVSGPNVEVLRGVSEDVRKVVAANALTKDAFLDWGERTSGYRLVLDQDRLRLLGFTPNEVKSQLNALLSGNPITEVREGNRTVSVVARAQGNQRENLGNLNNMTLTNSAGTSVPLAQVGQFQAVMEEPILKRRNRASTVEVRADIIDGVQPPDVEMAVYKDLQPLIARLPAGYRIDIGGPVEESAKANVALAALFPIMILLTLTVIMFQVRSFGVMFMVFATAPLGLIGAVPTLLLFNQPFGFNAILGLIGIGGILMRNTLIFTDQIRQNQEHGMAIHAAIVEATVRRARPVILTALAAALAFIPLTLSVFWSSLAFVLIGGVVVGTVLTLLFLPALCSLVLGREKTKIVETPHVSAG; translated from the coding sequence ATGCGCGGCATCAACCTCTCGGAACTGGCGGTCAAGCACCGCGCAGTCACGCTGTTTTTGATCATTGCGATCCTCGCCGCCGGGATCTTCTCGTTCGGCAAACTGGGACGCGCCGAAGACCCCTCGTTTACCGTCAAGGTCATGACCATTACCGCCGCCTGGCCCGGCGCCACTGCCCAGGAGATGCAGGAGCAGGTGGCCGACCGCCTGGAGAAGCGCCTGCAGGAACTGGACTACTACGACCGCGTCGAGACCATCGCCCAGCCAGGCTTTGTGTCGATGCGCATGACCTACAAGGAGTCCACGCGCCCCAGCGAAATCCAGGAGCTGTTCTACCAGACGCGCAAAAAACTCAGCGATGAAGCCGCGAGGCTGCCCAACGGGGTGATCGGGCCGTTCTTCAACGATGAATATTCCGATGTGTACTTCGCCCTGTACGCCCTGGAGGCCGAGCACTTGCCCCATCGGCAACAGGTGCAGATGGCCGAGGAGTTGCGCCAGGGCCTGCTCAACCTGCCGGGGGTGAAGAAGGTCAATATCCTCGGCGAGCAGGCCCAGCGGATTTTTGTCGAGTTCTCCTATGAGCGCCTGGCGACCCTGGGGATCAAGCCGGAGCAGATCTTCGCTGCCCTCGCCGCGCAGAACGCCGTGGCCCCGTCAGGTTTTGTCGAAACCGCAGGCGCGCGCGCCTATATCCGTATCGATGGTGCCTTCGATAGCCTGGCGCTGATCGAAAACGTGCCCCTGGAAGTCAACGGTCGCGTGCTGCGCATTGCAGATGTAGCCAGCGTCAGCCGCGGTTATGAAGACCCGCCCAGCTACCGCATCCGCCACCAGGGCGACCCGGCGCTGATGCTCGGCGTGATCATGGAAAAACACTGGAACGGTCTGGAGCTGGACAAAAGCCTCAAGGCCGAGGAAGCCCGGATCCAGGCGGACCTGCCGTTGGGCGTGAACTTCGCCAAAGTCTCCGACCAGGCGAAAAACATCAGCCTGGCGGTGAATGAATTCATGCTCAAATTCTTCGTTGCCCTGGCGGTGGTGATGCTCATCAGCCTGCTGGCCCTGGGCTTTCGCGTCGGCCTGGTGGTGGCGGCTGCGGTGCCGCTGACCTTGTCGGTGGTGTTTGTGATCATGCTGCTCACCGGGCGTGAGTTCGACCGCATTACCCTGGGTGCACTGATCATTTCCCTGGGCCTGCTGGTGGATGACGCCATCATCGCCATTGAAATGATGGTGGTAAAACTGGAGGAAGGTTTTGACCGGATTCATGCAGCCACCTTCGCCTGGAGCTCCACGGCGGCCCCGATGCTCACCGGTACGTTGGTGACGATCATCGGCTTTCTGCCGGTGGGATTTGCACGGTCCGGTGCGGGGGAATACGCCGGCAATATCTTCTGGATCGTCGGCTTTGCGCTGATCTCGTCCTGGCTGGTGGCGGTGGTGTTCACGCCGTACCTGGGTGTGAAGTTGCTGCCGCAGATCAAACCGGTGCCCGGTGGCCACGACGCGATTTACGCCGGGCGCTATTACCAGAAACTGCGTGATTTGGTCGAAGCCTGCGTACGCAGGCGTTGGCTGGTGACCGGGTTGGTGATCGCTGCCTTTGTACTGTGCGTACTGGGCATGGCCGTGGTGAAGAAACAGTTCTTCCCCAACTCCGACCGTTCCGAGCTGATTCTTGAGGTGTATATGCCGCCCGGCAGTGCCTTCAAGAGCACCGAGGCGGTGGCGGCGCAGTTGGAAAAGGCGCTGCTGCACGAGCCGCAGACCAGCATGGTCGACACCTATGTGGGCGGTGGTGCACCGCGTTTCTTCCTGTCGCTGAACCCCGAAATGCCGGACCCGGCGTTTGCCAAGCTGATCGTGCAGACGCCGGACTCTCACGCCCGTGACGCCTTGAAGCTGCGCATGCGTGAGCGAATTGCGGCCGGTGAGTTTCCGGCGGCGCGGGTGCGGGTCACCCAGTTGCTGTTCGGCCCGCCGGTGCCCTTCCCCGTGGTGTTCCGCGTGTCCGGCCCCAATGTGGAGGTACTGCGCGGCGTGTCCGAGGACGTGCGCAAGGTCGTTGCCGCCAACGCGCTGACCAAGGACGCCTTTCTCGATTGGGGCGAGCGCACCAGCGGTTATCGCCTGGTGCTGGATCAAGACCGCCTGCGCCTGCTCGGTTTTACCCCCAACGAGGTCAAATCCCAGCTCAATGCCTTGCTCAGCGGCAACCCGATCACCGAAGTGCGTGAGGGCAACCGCACCGTGTCCGTGGTCGCCCGCGCCCAGGGCAACCAGCGCGAGAACCTCGGCAACCTCAACAACATGACCCTGACCAACAGCGCCGGCACGTCGGTGCCCCTGGCCCAGGTCGGGCAGTTCCAGGCGGTGATGGAAGAGCCGATCCTCAAGCGCCGCAACCGCGCGAGCACCGTGGAAGTGCGTGCCGACATCATCGACGGCGTGCAACCGCCCGACGTGGAAATGGCCGTGTACAAAGACCTGCAACCGCTGATCGCCCGGCTGCCGGCCGGTTACCGGATCGACATCGGCGGCCCGGTGGAAGAAAGCGCCAAGGCCAACGTTGCGCTGGCGGCGCTGTTCCCGATCATGATCCTGCTGACCCTCACGGTGATCATGTTCCAGGTGCGTTCCTTCGGCGTGATGTTCATGGTCTTCGCCACCGCGCCGCTGGGCTTGATTGGCGCGGTGCCGACCTTGCTGCTGTTCAACCAGCCGTTCGGGTTCAACGCGATCCTGGGCTTGATCGGGATCGGCGGGATTCTGATGCGCAACACGTTGATCTTTACCGACCAGATCCGCCAGAACCAGGAGCATGGCATGGCGATCCACGCGGCGATTGTCGAGGCCACGGTGCGGCGCGCGCGGCCGGTGATATTGACCGCGCTGGCGGCGGCGCTGGCGTTTATTCCGCTGACGTTGTCGGTGTTCTGGTCGTCCCTGGCATTCGTGCTGATTGGCGGGGTGGTGGTGGGCACGGTGTTGACGCTGTTGTTTCTGCCGGCGCTGTGCAGCCTGGTGCTGGGGCGGGAGAAGACAAAAATTGTCGAAACGCCCCACGTAAGCGCCGGATAA
- a CDS encoding efflux RND transporter periplasmic adaptor subunit, with product MIPLPSRLLMPLAVLIVLSGCNSQTDTAAQAPQPRPVLAAKVEAAGTQQSAYTGVVAARTESDLGFRVSGKVIERKVDPGQHVSRGDTLLVLDIGDFELALRSAKNRVNAAQAQLRQRRDDENRYQRLASTGAVSRQIFDQSATNLRVAEAELAAAQSDASQIENRRTYSVLKADGDGIITDVRVDRGQVVAEGQIVARLAHDGAREAIVNLPENQRDQAAQKALAFPFGAPDQAVTATLRELSASADPTTRTYRARYVLHGNVERFALGSTITVRLQGNGQAQQTRVPIGALHDAGQGTGVWLIGADDKVSFAQVSVASLGQEDALLDSGVNPGQVVVALGAHLLHGGDAVRLLPAQVLALNRKQDQ from the coding sequence ATGATCCCTCTCCCCTCGCGCCTTCTCATGCCCCTGGCCGTGTTGATCGTCCTCAGCGGCTGCAACAGCCAGACCGACACCGCCGCCCAAGCGCCGCAACCGCGTCCGGTACTCGCCGCCAAGGTCGAAGCCGCCGGCACTCAGCAAAGCGCCTATACCGGCGTGGTGGCTGCGCGTACGGAAAGCGACCTGGGCTTCCGGGTCAGCGGCAAGGTCATCGAACGCAAGGTCGACCCCGGCCAGCACGTTTCCCGTGGCGACACCCTGCTGGTGCTCGACATCGGCGACTTCGAGCTGGCCCTGCGTTCGGCGAAAAACCGCGTCAACGCCGCCCAGGCACAACTGCGTCAGCGCCGTGACGATGAAAACCGCTACCAGCGCCTGGCCAGTACCGGTGCCGTGTCACGACAGATCTTCGACCAGTCGGCGACTAACTTGCGCGTGGCCGAGGCCGAGTTGGCCGCGGCGCAATCCGACGCCAGTCAGATCGAGAACCGCCGCACTTATTCGGTGCTCAAGGCCGATGGCGACGGCATCATCACCGACGTGCGGGTGGACCGCGGCCAAGTGGTCGCCGAAGGGCAAATCGTCGCGCGCCTGGCCCATGACGGTGCCCGCGAAGCCATCGTCAACCTGCCGGAAAACCAGCGCGACCAGGCCGCGCAAAAAGCCCTGGCCTTCCCCTTCGGCGCCCCGGACCAGGCGGTGACGGCGACCTTGCGCGAACTGTCGGCCAGCGCCGATCCCACCACCCGCACCTACCGCGCCCGTTATGTGCTGCACGGTAACGTCGAGCGCTTCGCCCTCGGCTCGACCATCACCGTGCGCCTGCAAGGCAACGGCCAGGCGCAACAAACCCGCGTGCCCATCGGTGCGTTGCACGATGCCGGACAAGGCACCGGTGTGTGGCTGATCGGCGCGGATGACAAGGTCAGCTTCGCCCAGGTCTCGGTCGCCAGCCTTGGCCAGGAAGACGCCCTGCTCGACAGCGGCGTGAACCCCGGCCAGGTCGTCGTCGCCCTCGGTGCGCACCTGTTGCACGGCGGCGACGCGGTGCGCCTGTTGCCCGCCCAGGTGCTGGCCCTCAACCGCAAACAGGACCAATGA
- a CDS encoding pirin family protein, producing the protein MKKLIGIYTSPRAHWVGDGFPVRTLFSYDSMGKHISPFLLLDHAGPADFNPTDQRRGVGQHPHRGFETVTIVYDGEVEHRDSTGAGGKIGPGDVQWMTAAKGILHEEFHSAAFARSGGALEMVQLWVNLPAKDKMADAGYQTIVDGDIPVLPLANDAGHLRLIAGEFAGTQGPARTFTPIDVWDLRLNAGKPVTLDLHAGRNTALVILRGTVLVNGEDVARQGQLALFDRDGRQLILEANDDAKVLLLSGEPIDEPIVGHGPFVMNTEQEIHQAFADFQSGKFGRMQA; encoded by the coding sequence ATGAAAAAACTCATCGGCATCTACACCAGCCCTCGCGCCCATTGGGTCGGCGACGGCTTTCCCGTGCGTACGCTGTTTTCCTACGACTCGATGGGCAAGCACATCAGCCCATTCCTGCTCCTGGACCACGCCGGGCCGGCCGATTTCAACCCGACAGACCAGCGTCGCGGCGTCGGCCAGCACCCCCATCGCGGTTTTGAAACCGTGACCATCGTCTACGATGGCGAAGTCGAACACCGCGATTCCACCGGCGCTGGCGGCAAAATCGGCCCGGGCGATGTGCAATGGATGACCGCCGCCAAGGGCATCCTCCACGAGGAGTTCCACTCCGCCGCCTTCGCCCGCAGCGGCGGTGCGTTGGAGATGGTGCAACTGTGGGTCAACCTGCCCGCCAAGGACAAAATGGCCGACGCGGGCTACCAGACCATCGTCGACGGCGATATCCCCGTGCTGCCCCTGGCCAACGACGCCGGCCACCTGCGCCTGATCGCCGGTGAATTCGCCGGCACCCAGGGACCGGCGCGCACCTTCACGCCGATCGATGTGTGGGACCTGCGCCTCAACGCCGGCAAGCCCGTCACCCTCGACCTGCACGCCGGGCGCAACACTGCCCTGGTGATCCTGCGCGGCACGGTGCTGGTCAATGGCGAAGACGTCGCACGCCAAGGCCAACTGGCGTTGTTCGACCGCGATGGCCGCCAACTCATCCTGGAGGCCAACGACGACGCCAAGGTCCTGCTGCTCAGCGGCGAACCGATTGACGAGCCTATCGTTGGGCATGGACCGTTTGTGATGAATACCGAGCAGGAGATTCACCAGGCGTTTGCGGATTTCCAATCGGGTAAGTTTGGGCGGATGCAGGCCTGA
- a CDS encoding response regulator — protein sequence MPFAPAPAAPRVLVVDDHRKIREPLATYLRRYTFEVRTAEDAAGMWQLLKTQAFDVVVLDVLLPDGDGFELCNQLHRRSNTPVILLTARDTAADRIRGLDLGADDYVTKPFEPRELVARINSVLRRQGRATGPTAPGTGARAYEFAGWHFSVTSATLRRDGSPAIQLSTAESRLLQVFLAHPNTLLPRERLIDLTAAADSDVSDRAIDRQVSRLRRKLAQGDATPELLRTIWGGGYLLASEVSECTP from the coding sequence ATGCCGTTTGCCCCTGCGCCTGCCGCACCGCGCGTACTGGTGGTGGATGACCACCGCAAGATTCGTGAACCCTTGGCCACGTACCTGCGACGTTACACCTTTGAGGTGCGCACCGCTGAAGACGCGGCCGGCATGTGGCAATTGCTCAAGACCCAGGCGTTCGATGTGGTGGTGCTCGACGTGCTGCTGCCGGATGGCGATGGCTTTGAGTTGTGCAACCAGTTGCATCGGCGCAGCAACACCCCGGTGATCCTGCTGACCGCCCGCGACACTGCCGCCGACCGCATACGCGGCCTGGACCTGGGTGCCGACGATTACGTCACCAAGCCGTTCGAGCCCCGGGAGCTGGTGGCGCGTATCAACAGCGTGCTGCGCCGTCAGGGCCGCGCGACCGGCCCCACCGCGCCCGGCACTGGCGCACGGGCCTATGAGTTTGCCGGCTGGCACTTCAGTGTGACCAGCGCCACCTTGCGCCGCGACGGCAGCCCGGCCATCCAGCTCAGCACTGCCGAAAGCCGGCTGTTGCAAGTGTTCCTCGCCCACCCCAACACCCTGTTGCCCCGCGAACGCTTGATCGACCTCACCGCCGCCGCCGACAGCGATGTCAGCGACCGCGCCATCGACCGGCAAGTCAGCCGCCTGCGCCGCAAGCTGGCCCAGGGCGATGCCACCCCGGAACTGTTACGCACCATCTGGGGCGGCGGCTATCTATTGGCGTCCGAGGTCAGCGAATGCACACCTTGA
- a CDS encoding multidrug effflux MFS transporter — translation MSNAPVPSRSLLFLLVALTALGEVSTQLIIPGLGVIEQALLAPPGSALMALSAFVAAFGLGQLLFGPLSDRIGRRPVLIGGLLLYVLATLSMLLVNDIQQFIAARVVQGLGACAALVLARTVVRDVWKAEAGPALALTMIGMLYAIVVAPMVGGLLIKLLGWRAPILLALVIGSGVLLLALLFFRESNHFLDPKAGHWRTLGGQYLDLLKGRQYRAFAVALACTYGAMFAVIAGSSAVYINLLGLSSLEYGINFGLIVSMLIIGSTYTRRNIQRLGPQRIVAMGVTLVAMGGIAALVIYALFGLSVLGLDIPIALATLGGGLVLPGSVTGGVMPNAHRAGLAAGLMGFAQMFGATCSGLLLSHLRDGSATPMIVIQACFAVTAFVAFHLLRERRTAEVAAA, via the coding sequence ATGTCGAACGCCCCGGTCCCCTCGCGAAGCTTGTTGTTTTTACTGGTGGCCCTGACGGCACTGGGTGAAGTCTCGACCCAATTGATCATCCCAGGCTTGGGTGTGATCGAGCAGGCGCTGCTGGCGCCGCCTGGTTCGGCGTTGATGGCACTGTCGGCGTTTGTCGCCGCCTTTGGCCTGGGGCAGCTGCTGTTCGGCCCGCTGTCGGACCGTATCGGCCGCCGTCCGGTGCTGATCGGCGGGCTGCTGCTGTATGTGCTGGCGACCTTGTCGATGCTGCTGGTCAATGACATCCAGCAATTTATCGCCGCTCGCGTCGTGCAAGGCCTCGGCGCCTGCGCTGCGCTGGTACTGGCGCGTACCGTGGTGCGTGACGTGTGGAAGGCCGAGGCGGGGCCGGCGCTGGCGCTGACCATGATCGGCATGCTGTACGCCATCGTCGTCGCACCGATGGTCGGCGGCCTGCTGATCAAGCTGCTGGGCTGGCGTGCGCCGATCCTGCTGGCACTGGTGATTGGCAGTGGGGTGCTGCTGCTGGCGCTGCTGTTCTTTCGCGAGAGCAACCACTTCCTCGACCCCAAGGCCGGCCACTGGCGCACCCTCGGCGGGCAATACCTGGACCTGCTCAAGGGCCGCCAGTACCGCGCGTTCGCCGTGGCGCTGGCGTGTACCTATGGCGCCATGTTCGCGGTGATCGCCGGTTCCTCGGCGGTGTATATCAATCTGTTGGGCTTGAGCAGCCTGGAGTACGGCATCAATTTTGGCCTGATCGTGTCGATGCTGATCATCGGTTCCACCTACACCCGACGCAACATCCAGCGCCTGGGGCCGCAACGGATTGTGGCGATGGGCGTGACGCTGGTAGCCATGGGCGGGATTGCCGCACTGGTGATTTATGCGCTGTTTGGCCTGTCGGTGCTGGGCCTGGATATTCCCATTGCGCTGGCGACCCTCGGCGGTGGCCTGGTATTGCCCGGGTCTGTGACCGGTGGGGTCATGCCCAACGCTCACCGCGCCGGCTTGGCGGCGGGCTTGATGGGCTTTGCGCAGATGTTCGGCGCGACCTGCAGCGGCCTGTTACTGAGCCATCTGCGTGACGGCAGTGCAACACCGATGATCGTGATCCAGGCGTGTTTTGCCGTGACGGCTTTCGTGGCCTTCCATCTGTTGCGTGAGCGCCGTACCGCAGAGGTCGCGGCGGCTTGA
- a CDS encoding ATP-binding protein, with translation MARQLSLLLLLALLASNAIAMLFLQRTGSLIHPLSRSFSLERLGIAHHTAIDLTSSETAHLLAGMSTDDTRFWIGPTPEVAPFAQRPEEQRLANELRHQLQLDNSAAIGMQLERISGADARTHVFSPAGWAPLRLRSSVPLPNGTYLNAVQYPAGAYEWGRVLAYSLPVTTLPVLLIVMFFIARVVRPIKTLAKATERVSRGEWIAPLPETGPQEARDLTAAFNTMQANLARHVEGRTRMLAAVSHDLNTPITELRLQVELLEPGAARDDMLESLAELSAMVRETLNFVRDDTVQEPTATTSLNDLLDDLAMRYQRLQQPVTWAGAPPLLLTCRPLALKRALTNLIDNALRHAGDADLSLVREDNGWLRIEVLDHGQGLPEAWLSKVFEPFVQRGVSDGGVGLGLAIARSCIQAHGGELVLENRPPAGLCAVVRLPTAL, from the coding sequence CTGGCACGGCAGTTGAGCCTGTTGTTGCTGCTGGCACTGCTGGCGTCGAACGCCATTGCGATGTTGTTCCTGCAGCGCACCGGCAGCCTGATCCACCCGCTGTCGCGCAGTTTCAGCCTGGAACGCCTGGGGATTGCCCATCACACGGCAATCGACCTGACCTCGAGTGAAACCGCGCACCTGCTGGCCGGCATGAGCACCGACGACACGCGCTTCTGGATCGGCCCCACGCCGGAAGTGGCGCCGTTTGCGCAACGCCCGGAAGAACAGCGCCTGGCCAACGAGCTGCGCCACCAATTACAGCTGGATAACAGCGCCGCCATCGGCATGCAGTTGGAACGCATCAGCGGCGCCGACGCCCGCACCCATGTGTTCAGCCCCGCCGGCTGGGCGCCGTTGCGCCTGCGCAGCAGCGTGCCGCTGCCCAACGGTACCTATCTGAATGCCGTGCAATACCCCGCCGGCGCCTATGAATGGGGTCGCGTCCTGGCCTACAGCCTGCCGGTGACGACCCTGCCGGTGCTGCTGATCGTGATGTTTTTCATTGCCCGCGTGGTGCGCCCGATCAAGACCCTGGCCAAGGCCACCGAGCGCGTCAGCCGCGGTGAATGGATCGCCCCGCTGCCGGAAACCGGCCCACAGGAAGCCCGCGACCTCACTGCCGCCTTCAACACCATGCAGGCCAACCTCGCACGGCATGTCGAAGGCCGCACGCGGATGCTCGCAGCGGTCAGCCATGACTTGAATACGCCGATCACAGAACTGCGCCTGCAAGTGGAATTGCTGGAGCCCGGCGCAGCCCGCGATGACATGCTCGAAAGCCTCGCGGAATTGAGTGCCATGGTGCGTGAAACCCTGAATTTCGTGCGCGATGACACGGTGCAGGAACCTACCGCTACGACTTCATTGAACGACCTGCTGGATGACCTGGCCATGCGTTACCAACGCCTTCAGCAGCCCGTCACCTGGGCCGGCGCACCGCCCTTGCTGCTGACCTGCCGCCCGCTGGCGCTCAAACGTGCACTGACCAACCTGATTGACAACGCCCTGCGCCATGCCGGCGATGCCGACCTGAGCCTGGTTCGCGAGGACAACGGCTGGCTGCGCATCGAGGTTCTCGACCACGGCCAAGGTCTACCCGAGGCGTGGTTGAGCAAAGTCTTCGAGCCCTTCGTACAACGGGGTGTCAGTGACGGCGGCGTGGGGCTGGGCCTGGCGATTGCACGGTCGTGCATCCAGGCCCATGGCGGTGAACTGGTCTTGGAGAATCGCCCACCGGCCGGCCTGTGCGCGGTGGTGCGATTGCCCACCGCGCTCTAG